One Actinomycetota bacterium genomic window, GGGTGGCGCCACCAGGGCGACCTCGTCTGCCGCGAGAGCTTCCTGTAGACCGCCCATGGGCGAGACGCTCGTCATAGGCATCGTGAACGGCGCCGTCTACGGCCTCATCGCGCTCGGCATCGTCCTCGTCTACAAGGGGAGCCGCGTGCTCAACTTCGGCCAGGGCGAACTCGGCACCTTCGGCCTCTTCGTCACCTGGTGGCTCGTGGTGAAGCAGGGCATGCCCTGGGGGGTCGGGGCCCTCGCAGGCGTCGCCGCGGCGGTGGCCGTCGCCCTCGCCTTCGAGCGGCTCGTGGTCAGGCGCATGGGTGACGCCCCGCGGCTCTCGGTGGCGGTCGCCACCGTCGGGCTGTTCCTGTTCCTGCTCGCGGCCGAGGCCGTCGTCTGGCGGGAGCCTCAGGTCGTCCTGCGCCCCCCGTTCAGCGGACTCGGTCCCAAGATCCTGGGCTACTTCGTCTCCCCGACCCAGATCCTCGCGCTCGTCGCCGTCGCCGGCATCGGGCTCGCCCTCGCCGCCTTCCTGCGGGCGACCGACTTCGGGCTCGGGGTCCTGGCCGCCGCTCAGGACCCGACCATGGTGCGGCTGGTCGGCGTGCCGCTCTCCCGGGTCTCTGCGTTCACATGGGGCCTGGCCG contains:
- a CDS encoding branched-chain amino acid ABC transporter permease: MGETLVIGIVNGAVYGLIALGIVLVYKGSRVLNFGQGELGTFGLFVTWWLVVKQGMPWGVGALAGVAAAVAVALAFERLVVRRMGDAPRLSVAVATVGLFLFLLAAEAVVWREPQVVLRPPFSGLGPKILGYFVSPTQILALVAVAGIGLALAAFLRATDFGLGVLAAAQDPTMVRLVGVPLSRVSAFTWGLAGALGAMAAILIGPIFGAFAPGFMTRIFIWGLAAALLGGLTSLPGAFVGGIAVGIFDSAVQRVFLTGSVPGVPSIALLLVILAVLLFRPSGLLGKVATR